The window GCTTGCTAGTGTGCAACCGTTGAAATTCCTAAGCTAGAGGCAATTTAACAAACAGAGTAACGAACAATGATCTTATCCGAGAAAATAATTACATTAAGAAAGCAACTGGGCTGGTCACAAGAAGAATTAGCCGAAAAAATGGGCGTATCGCGCCAATCGGTTTCAAAATGGGAGAGCACCAACAGCATTCCTGATTTAAATAAAATTATCAAATTGGCCGAACTGTTTAATGTCTCAACCGACTTTTTGTTAAAAGACGAAATCGAAACGGCTGAACACTTAGAAGAGCGCGACAATGACTTAACACAAATTAGCCTAGAGCAAGCTATCGACTACGTAAACACCAAAAAAGCCCAAGCCATTCTCACGGCAAAAGGCGTCGCATTTTTTGTATGCTCGGCTGTGCCGTTGTTTTTTCTGTTGGCATTAGCCAATAACAACAGCATTGGGTTAAATAAAAATACCGCAGTGGTGTTTGGCATAATTTCAATTTTTATTCTAATTGCAGCAGGTGTGCGTTTGGTGATCCAAACCAATCAATATGAGCGTGCAATTGCTCCCATTGAAAAAGGTAAATTTGAATTGATGTATGGTGTGCATAGTGCCTTTAGTGAGAAAATCGACGCATTCACACCTAAGTACAACGGCAAAGTATCGCTCGCTGTGACCTTATTTATTACCAGTAGCATTCCATTATTGTTAGTTATTATGCTGATTGGTCGCACCGATTTAACCTTGCTGATGCTCGCCGCGTTATTGTTTATCGTAACCTTAGGTTTGTGGGTGATTATTCCCGCATCAAGTGAATATGAAGCCTATAAACATGTATTAAACGAAGGGGATAAAAACCGCGAACTCACCCAAAGTGAACGCAACGCACTAAAACTGGCACCGTTTTATTGGCCTTTAGTGGTCGCTATTTTCCTCGCATGGAGCTTATGGACAATGAACTGGGGCGTTACTTGGATTATTTGGCCTGTGGCAGCCGTACTATTTGCCGCGCTAGTGGGCTTGATGGGTTTAATGAGCAAAGACTTGGATTAGTGTTCACAGCATGCAACCTGTTTAATCACCAAGCTGGTTGCATGCTTTAAAGTATAAACAGCAGTCATTTAAAGAGAAACTTCACATTCCTTATAAAGCCTTTTAGAATGTCGCTGAATTTAATGTGAGAGCGATATGTTTAAACCATTCGTACAATTGGTTGTATTAATAACACTGTTATTTGCCTTTACTGGGCAAGCAGTGGCAAACCACTATGCGCGATCGGTAGAGTCACTTAATGACACTCACACTATTAGCTCGCAAATTGATGCCACGTCCAACGGCAGCGAAGAGAGCGACGACTGCTGCGATGTTGAATGCTGCGAAAGCGACTGTATTTGCCCAGCTAATACCTGCGCATCTTTTTTATATTTGTCACCGCTGGCACAGCATCCTGTGCAGCTCATTAATAACACGTTCCACCAACACTATATGAGCTCACCGCTCAGCCGAATAGAATCCCCATTTAGACCTCCCATTTTTAGTGCCTAGGGTTAGTCCCTTTAAAATCCGTTACAAAAGGTTTTAATGCACACTTTTTAGGCGTGCACGGCATATATTTGAGGTAAAAATGTACACACAAAAATCACGTTTAGCGCTCGCGCTAATGCTATCACCATCACTTTTAGTTGCTGGTGAAGGCCATCATGATGAGCATCATCACGAGCATGGCGAAAAGACAATTGAAAAAATCCAAGTGACCGCGTCCCGTTTAGGTCGCATCGTCACGGAATCAGCAACCCGTATTGAGCTAATAAACGGCGAAGAAATCCAAGAAAAAGCGCTAATGCGCCCAGGTAATATTTCAATGTTGGTGGCCGAAACAGGTGGCGTGCGAGTGCAAAATACATCGCCTGCGCTTGGCAGCGCAAATATTCGTTTACAAGGGTTATACGGCCGTTATACCCAGTTATTAAGCGATGGTTTACCACTTTATGGTGGTCAAACTGCCTCTATTGGTTTATTACAGATCCCGCCCACCGATTTAGCTAATGTGGAAATTATAAAAGGCCCAGCCTCATCGCTTTATGGCGGTTCAGCGTTGGGCGGCGTTATCAATTTAATTTCGCGTACACCAAACGATGAATATGAAGGCGAAGTACTACTGAACGCCACTTCAAAAGACGGGCAAGATATTACAGCCTATTTTGCCGCACCAGTTAACGATAAAACGCGTGTGTCAGTTACCGCTGGCGTGCACAATCAACACCAGCAAGACTTAGATAACGACGGCTGGTTAGATATGGCGGAGTATCAACGTGCCACTGTCAGACCGCGCATGTATTGGGAGAGCGAGCACGGAGCTAACCTGTATGTAACTGTTGGCGCGATGCACGAAACCCGTGAAGGCGGTACAAAACAAGGCGCAGTGATGCCAGATGGTAATCCGTACGCACAAAACCAAGATACACAAAGACTCGACACCGGTTTTATCTTCGATAGCCCACTGAGTGATGAGGTGAACCTCAATATTCGCGGCTCTGCAATGCAGCAAGATCATCAACATGTGTATGGCTCAGTATTGGAAGACGACAGTCATAAAAGCTATTTACTTGAATCAAGTGTCTCTGGCTACGTTGACTCTCTTGCATGGCTTGTGGGCGCTGCATATCAATCAGACAGATTTGAGTCTGATGACTTCGCTATGTTTAACTACAGCTATCATGTACCCGGGTTATTCTCTCAAATTGATTATGATGCAACGGATGATGTGTCGATGTCACTAAGTGCACGTAGTGATTGGCACAGCGAGTATGGCACCCAGTTTAGCCCGCGCGCATCCATACTCTATCGCCCTGAAAGCTGGACTATTCGCGGCTCATACGGAAAAGGTTTTTTTGCCCCTACGCCGTTTATTGAAGATATTGACGATACTGGTTTATCGCGTTTAGCACCGCTTGAAAACCTGCAAGAAGAAACCGCATCAACCGCATCCATTGATATTAGTTACACCCTTAATAACATTGAGTCGAGTGTTACCTTATTTTCCTCTGAAATCGATAATGTAACCGAGTTACAGCCCATCAACCCTGAAGAATTTGGTGGTAAAACGGTGCGCATCACTAATGCCGAGGGACAAACTGATATTCGTGGTGCGGAGTTATTACTGCGCTATCGCTGGCACGATATAAAACTGACCGGCAGCTACTTGTATCTTGATGCCAGTAAACAAAATAGCAATGGCATTGGTAGCACACCGCTTGATTTAACACCCAAGCATTCTGCAGGTGCAGTTATTATGTGGGAAGAGCATGGTCGTCATTTAGTAGGTTTTGAAGCTTACTATACAGGCACACAACACTTAGAAAATAACCCATACCGCGACAAGAGTGAGGCGTATTGGCACCTAGGTCTTTTAGGTCAAATTACCTTTGGCAGAGTGAGTTACTTTTTAAATGCAGAAAACTTACTCAATGTACGTCAAACAAAAACGGATTCGCTCGTGCTACCACAGCAAGACCCAAGCGGGCGTTGGACGACTGATATTTGGTCTCGCAATGATGGCTTTACAGTTAATGCGGGCATTCGAATTAAATTTGGTCACTAATCGTTAACTTAGCGTTGCAAAGCAAACATTGGGCTTGCTTTGCAACTTACTCTTTAATCGGAATAAATTTTTTTGTCATACCTTGGCTTTTCGGCGCTACTAATCGATAACCTAATTTTTCGTAAAAGGCTGGTTCATCAGCGATCATAGACACGTACGAGCCTTCAAGCGCGACCGATGCTAAATAGTTATCAATGTATTGCATCACCTCTCGGCCTAAACCGCAACCTTGATAGGCTGGGTCTACCGCAACATCCACCACTTCAAAATTGCACGCGCCATCTCCAACTACTCGCCCCATTGCAATTAACTGCTTACCATCGCGTATCGAAATGCCGTACAAACTATTCGGTAATGCAATGCTTGCCGCTTTTAGCGATTTTGCAGAAAGACCTGCTTTAATGCGCATCTCGCAAAACTCCTCGGGGCTTGGTACGGTTTCTTGATAAATTAACGCCATAATCACGCTCGCTACGATTGATAATCGAGAAGGCTTAACCCTTCTTTTTCACACACCGTTTTAATCGCACTGTGCTGTGCGAGGTTTTTTAAAAAACGCGCTAGGTTATTAAACGCAAGCGGTGGCTTTTTAAATTCATCAGCCCACACGCACAACATAAATAAGAAAAAATCACAGGCCGTAACACTTTGCCCAACCAAATAATTTTTATGTTTTAGTTCATTATCAAGCAGCGCGAGCATATCGGTAATACGTGCTTCTTGCGCCTCAACAATCTGAGTTGCATTTTGTGCATCTAGGGTGTGTTTTTCAGGGTAAAAGTACACCATAAGTTCGGCTTGAATCGTATTGGTTAAATACATCATCCACTGGAAAAATACCGGGCGATTAATATCACCTAATGGCGGGATCAAATTTGCATCTGGGTGATTTTCAGCTAAGTGAATGCAAATGGCAGGGCTTTCAAAAATAGCAGTGCCGTTATCAATTAAGGTAGGAATGCGCCCCGCAGGGTTTAATGCCAAATACTCTATTGTTTTTTGTTGGTTATTTTTTCTGTCGACCTTAATCAACTCATACTCTACGCCCAGCGCTTCAAGTATAAAATGCGGTGCCATACTGGCGTTAAGTGGATAATAATATAACTGATACACAAAACCTTCCTTTGAATGTGATTGCCATCGATAAATCATAGGGTTAGAAGTCTTCTCGGGCTTTTAGTTCGGTAAAATCACTCATCACCCAAGTTTTATAACCGGGGCGAGATTTAAGATCGTGATACCAATCACTTACATGTTCTGGCAAGGGTATCTCTAAACCTTGCGACGTTAATCGGTAAATCACCGCGCCAACAACAATATCTGCAAGTGAAAGCGTATTTCCTGCTAAGTAAGAGGTTTGCTGCAATTGCTTATTAATCGTTGCTAAACAATTAA of the Pseudoalteromonas spongiae UST010723-006 genome contains:
- a CDS encoding helix-turn-helix domain-containing protein, with translation MILSEKIITLRKQLGWSQEELAEKMGVSRQSVSKWESTNSIPDLNKIIKLAELFNVSTDFLLKDEIETAEHLEERDNDLTQISLEQAIDYVNTKKAQAILTAKGVAFFVCSAVPLFFLLALANNNSIGLNKNTAVVFGIISIFILIAAGVRLVIQTNQYERAIAPIEKGKFELMYGVHSAFSEKIDAFTPKYNGKVSLAVTLFITSSIPLLLVIMLIGRTDLTLLMLAALLFIVTLGLWVIIPASSEYEAYKHVLNEGDKNRELTQSERNALKLAPFYWPLVVAIFLAWSLWTMNWGVTWIIWPVAAVLFAALVGLMGLMSKDLD
- a CDS encoding TonB-dependent receptor plug domain-containing protein, with the translated sequence MYTQKSRLALALMLSPSLLVAGEGHHDEHHHEHGEKTIEKIQVTASRLGRIVTESATRIELINGEEIQEKALMRPGNISMLVAETGGVRVQNTSPALGSANIRLQGLYGRYTQLLSDGLPLYGGQTASIGLLQIPPTDLANVEIIKGPASSLYGGSALGGVINLISRTPNDEYEGEVLLNATSKDGQDITAYFAAPVNDKTRVSVTAGVHNQHQQDLDNDGWLDMAEYQRATVRPRMYWESEHGANLYVTVGAMHETREGGTKQGAVMPDGNPYAQNQDTQRLDTGFIFDSPLSDEVNLNIRGSAMQQDHQHVYGSVLEDDSHKSYLLESSVSGYVDSLAWLVGAAYQSDRFESDDFAMFNYSYHVPGLFSQIDYDATDDVSMSLSARSDWHSEYGTQFSPRASILYRPESWTIRGSYGKGFFAPTPFIEDIDDTGLSRLAPLENLQEETASTASIDISYTLNNIESSVTLFSSEIDNVTELQPINPEEFGGKTVRITNAEGQTDIRGAELLLRYRWHDIKLTGSYLYLDASKQNSNGIGSTPLDLTPKHSAGAVIMWEEHGRHLVGFEAYYTGTQHLENNPYRDKSEAYWHLGLLGQITFGRVSYFLNAENLLNVRQTKTDSLVLPQQDPSGRWTTDIWSRNDGFTVNAGIRIKFGH
- a CDS encoding GNAT family N-acetyltransferase, with product MALIYQETVPSPEEFCEMRIKAGLSAKSLKAASIALPNSLYGISIRDGKQLIAMGRVVGDGACNFEVVDVAVDPAYQGCGLGREVMQYIDNYLASVALEGSYVSMIADEPAFYEKLGYRLVAPKSQGMTKKFIPIKE
- a CDS encoding glutathione S-transferase family protein; its protein translation is MYQLYYYPLNASMAPHFILEALGVEYELIKVDRKNNQQKTIEYLALNPAGRIPTLIDNGTAIFESPAICIHLAENHPDANLIPPLGDINRPVFFQWMMYLTNTIQAELMVYFYPEKHTLDAQNATQIVEAQEARITDMLALLDNELKHKNYLVGQSVTACDFFLFMLCVWADEFKKPPLAFNNLARFLKNLAQHSAIKTVCEKEGLSLLDYQS